The DNA region GGCCCCGACACCCATGCGTTCCCGTTCGCGTGCACGGTCTCCTATGGCCGATTCGCGGCGCAGGTGTGGTCCCAGCAGCAGCAGGATGCGTTCCAGCGGATCTCCGCGCAGTACGCCATGCTCGCGAACGACAAGTAGGGGAATCGTGATGCGACTCGGGGCCCGTCGTGGTTACAGCAGACAGCTTTTCGGCACGGCAGCTCTCGCTCTCGCGACTGCCGCGACCATGTCCGCGCTGACCGGATGCGGTCACGATGTGTCCGGCGCCGCGGCCGCCGCGGAGATCGATGTCCGGAAGCTGGAGGTGGGGAATTATCCGACGGACCCGCTCGAAGTCCGTACGACCTACCTCCGCGGTTGGGAAGGCGCTAAGACACTCGCCGTTGCCCGGTTGGCCGACCATACGGTCATCGGGGCCGATGTGGATCCCATGTTCGCCCACACCGTGCTGTCCAGGGAGCTCGCGTACGCGTCGGGCACCTCCATGGTGCTGGCAGATCCGGTTCAACCGGTGCTGGAGCAGAACCAGATGGTGTACGGCTATTCCACGGCAGCCAGCACCGAGGCACAGAACAAGATGTCCGGTTTCGAACTCTCCGGGAACTTCCAGCCGTTCGGCGGAGTGGTGGTCGACCCAGCCGCGACCTCGTTCAACGTGACGGTGATCCAGTTTCCTGACCAGCAGCACGCGCAGGCAGCGGGTGAGGGTATGGAGGCCGCCGACTTCGATGTGGCTCCCGAGCAGAACGCTCACATCACCCTGGACCAGACCATCGATGCCAAAGCCCATTGGCGGCCGGGTGTTCCGTCACTCGCCGCCACCCTCTCCGACGGCCGCTACGTGATCAGTGTGTTTGTCCAGATGCCCACCGCCGACCTGAACGGCCTGCGCTCCCTTGCCGACAAGATCTTCGCCGTCCAGCTCCCCTTGCTCGACAGGGCCCCTGGACTGTCGAACGCCGAGATGTTCCGCCTCGATTACGACCCGGATGCCATGCTGCGCCGCACCCTGCACCCGGCCCCGTACCTGAACCTCGAGTCGGACATCGAGATCACCCACACCGCCCGCGGCTACCTGCACAACGTCGAGGCCCCGGAAGCCTGGAAGCCGTTGCTGGACGCAAACGGAGTCGACCGTGTCTCCACCGCCGCCGATGGCGGCCTTCTGTTCCGCGCCCGCGATGCCAACGCCGCCCTCGCACTCTGGTCCGGAATCACTACCCTCACACCGAATTCCGCCGAGTCGCCCGGCACGGTCCCCGACACCGACTGCACCCGAACAACCAACCCTGGCAACAACTTTCCCGGGGGCGGCTACTCCGCGTGGAACCACAAGGACAAGTACATCTGCACAGTCCGCTACCACCGCTACGTCGCCCAGGTCGCAAGCGACCAACTCGTGGACGCCCAGCAGAAGGCCGCCGCCCAATACGCCCTCCTCGCCAACAGCCAAGGCTTCTGAGCCGGAAGCGCCAGACCTCGAAGCCCCGCAGCCCTACGAGTACACTCGGCAAACCTGGCTGCGCGCGGCAGTCGCCGTGACATCAGCGGCAATGGTTCTCATGGCTGCTCATCCTGGCCGATTTCGGTTGTCAGGCTTATCGACGAGCCAGGACCAGCCTGCCTGCCTGGCGATCTCGAGGAGTTGTTTGCGCGCGCTGCAACAGCTCACCTGGCAGCCGTCACCTTCGATACAGAGGCGGTGCGGCCAGAGCAGGATCTTCACCCCGTTGGACGATTGCATCGAGGTGGACATGGGCAGGCGGTGGTGGTGGCTGACACGAGATGAGGTGGAAGGCATCGGATTACGCCGCTCGGTGCCGGGCTCGGTGCCGGCGTCCGATGCCGCCGCTCGCCGGGACCTCCACACACTTCGAGCCGTCGAGGTACCTGAGTCTGAGAAAGCGGTCATCACCGCCCGGATGGCTGTCGCGATAGAAGCCCCAAGCGGACCAGCAGATGACGGCCACGCAGAGGCTGAGTATCGACAGCAGAGCCCATGTGTCCCAGGACATTACGACCTCCCGCGCGATTCGGGCCAATCAGTGGCGACCGGTTGTCGCCTGATGCCCGAACAGTGCACCGGATGAGGACGGTGGGTCGGCGTAGCCAGTCGATCCGCGGAATCGGCTCAAACCCGCAGTTCGCCTCTCACGAAAGGCATATCCTCCTTCTCAAAATGAGAAGTTCGGCCCAACCTGGTGAGAGGGCAGGCGGATGGCGAACATCGAACCGGAGGACACCGACACCACCCTGCCGCGTCGGCAACTCGGCCGATTGCTGCGGGACGCACGAGCGACCACGGGGATGAATCTGGATCAGGCCGCAGCCTTGGTCCAGTGGAGTCGGCCGACACTGAGTCGACTCGAACGGGGCGAGACCGAGAAGGTCAGGGTCACAGACATTCTGGCGCTATGCGAAGCATATGGACTCGACGAGGAGACGACCTTAGTCGCGAAAGGCCTCGCTACACAGGCACCCGCCAAATCGTGGTGGCAAGCCTTCAGCGACCTGATCCCGGCATGGGCCAACCTGTTCGTCGGATTGGAATCCAGCGCAACGTCTTTGACCGTCTTTCAGCCATTGATCGTGCACGGACTGCTCCAGACGGCCGACTACGCGCGAGCACTCGACCGGCTCTACTTCCCAGATGACACCGAGTACGAACTCGAACGGCGCATTCAGGTTCGTGTACAGCGGCAACGCATCGTCACACGCTCACGCAAACCAACCAGGATGTCGATCATCCTGCATGAGAACGTACTGCGGACTGTCGTTGGAAACAATCGAGTGATGTCGGCACAGTGCCGGCACATCGCAGATATGAGCACTCGGGACAACATCGACATCCGCGTGATGCCGTATCAGGCGGGCCTCCCCCTCGGAATGGCGGTGCCGCCGTTCACGATCATGGACTTCGGGAGTGACACACGCAGCAAACAGCTGGTGGAACCTGCGCAGGTCT from Nocardia tengchongensis includes:
- a CDS encoding helix-turn-helix transcriptional regulator, which translates into the protein MANIEPEDTDTTLPRRQLGRLLRDARATTGMNLDQAAALVQWSRPTLSRLERGETEKVRVTDILALCEAYGLDEETTLVAKGLATQAPAKSWWQAFSDLIPAWANLFVGLESSATSLTVFQPLIVHGLLQTADYARALDRLYFPDDTEYELERRIQVRVQRQRIVTRSRKPTRMSIILHENVLRTVVGNNRVMSAQCRHIADMSTRDNIDIRVMPYQAGLPLGMAVPPFTIMDFGSDTRSKQLVEPAQVYCEGYAGSAYLEKRTDVVTFRHAFRRLQQASLDHHPSRDMIREIARRHESER